ttaagtaaaattttggagaaagaaaaaaaaaatatatatatatatacacacatatatatatggaaaacaaagCAGGGATTTCAAGAGACCCACTCTAGCATTACAAGATAAGTATAGAAGGATGAGTTTGGAGCAGAAAGAGTTAACAACCAGCACAAAGGAAAAGCTTATAGTGTTGAAGGACAATATATTTGAAGAAACCCATTGCTACGAGCTACAGTACGTTTTTTATAACTTAGACTTTTGAGCTTGATCTCTTTAGCAACTCACAACTAAACCATCTTGGGTGCTTTTCAAAAAATCCTCATACCTAGACACACACCTGTCCAACTAGATCAGAATCTCTGGTGATGAGACTCAGTCATCATTAGTTATAAAACTTCTCAGCGTATTCTATAAAATCCAtgattggggggtgcctggggggctcagtcggttaaatgtccaacttcagctcaggtcatgatctcaccattcatgagtttgaccccacattgggctccgcactgacagtgcagaggctgcttgggattctatctccctctgtctgttcctcctccactggtgtgctcatgttctctctctctgtcaaaataaataaacttaaaaaaaaatccaagattgAGGACCAGTAATGGCGTATTTAGACATTACCCGGATAAATAGCTTTGACAGAtgcaaaatttgtatggaaaataaacagaaaccatGGGAAAggatataaattttaagtatataaaaggAAGAATGCACCCTGGATACCAGGGTCATTGAGGAGAACTTCTCATGCATTCATTATGATGTACAAAGTGTCCCAGAATACTCCtccaatccaattaaaaacaaattttaaaaaatagtattcacGTATGAAACATGAAGAGGAATGAAAACCATGAGACTGAACAAATAATGGGGCCCAGAAAGCAGTATTTGCTGATCTACATGTTTGGTTTGGCTGATTTTTTCAACACACACTTCAAAAAGGAATGCACACATACTGAGATTAACCTATTCTTCTGAGTGACCTCCATAGGGCACTCTTGATGTCCCTGTTCCTCAAGCTGTAaatgaaggggttcagcatgggggtGACTACGGTGTACACAACTGAGGCCACCATATCCTTCCTGGGAGAAGGCAACAGTGCTGATCCAAGGTATACTCCAATAGCCGTTccataaaataagcaaacaactGACAGGTGAGAgccacaggtggagaaggctttgTACTTCCCACCTGTTGATGGGATTCTCAGAATGGAAGAAACAATTTTATAGTAAGAGAAAAAGATCCCTGAGATAGGGAGAAAGCCAGAGATGGCACCAACAAAATACATGACTACGTTATTGGTGAAAGTGTCAGAGCAGGCAAGGTTGAGGAGTTGAGAAGGGTCacagaagaaattagaaatttcCACATCCTTGAAACAGGTAAGTTGCAACACGATTAAATTGTGCAACTGGGAGTCCAAAAGGCTAACACAAAAGGACACCAAAACTAAGAAACCACAGAGATGTGGGTTCATGATGACTGAGTAGTGTAGAGGATGACAGATGGCCACAAATCGGTCATATGCCATTGCAGTCAGAAACATACCATCCATACATCCAAAAAGGATCAAAAAAGACATCTGAGTCAGGCAGCCCACATAGGAGATGACTCTGCTCTGAGTTTGGATGTCCACAATCATCTTAGGGACAGTGGTGGAGATGAATCCGATGTCAGCCAAGGACaggttggagaggaagaagtacatgggggtgtggaggtgagAGTCAGAACTGACAACCAGGATGATGAGCAGG
This DNA window, taken from Panthera tigris isolate Pti1 chromosome A2, P.tigris_Pti1_mat1.1, whole genome shotgun sequence, encodes the following:
- the LOC102965181 gene encoding putative gustatory receptor clone PTE01; this encodes MEIVSHSLVSEFFLTGLSDNPGLQPLLFGLFLSMYLVSVLGNLLIILVVSSDSHLHTPMYFFLSNLSLADIGFISTTVPKMIVDIQTQSRVISYVGCLTQMSFLILFGCMDGMFLTAMAYDRFVAICHPLHYSVIMNPHLCGFLVLVSFCVSLLDSQLHNLIVLQLTCFKDVEISNFFCDPSQLLNLACSDTFTNNVVMYFVGAISGFLPISGIFFSYYKIVSSILRIPSTGGKYKAFSTCGSHLSVVCLFYGTAIGVYLGSALLPSPRKDMVASVVYTVVTPMLNPFIYSLRNRDIKSALWRSLRRIG